The genomic stretch ggccccaaatatcacaatgaattaaagcaaaagggaaagttgatgaaattgaactcaaaagaaaaggttgacgagtttgttttgccaacggacaaacatcacaaatatgactagaatcaaaagtacaattaagagagctagatgctaaagcttgcaaacgagtggaggaggggtgaccaagacgcctatgccagagggaggaggggatggtaatgatgttgcagagaggttgacgggtggggagagaagaggtaagggccacaaggtaatacagatcgccacgtcgcttacccacaccaatcatcgccttcgaaaccaagtccttgggcaaaatcagtagtgagaacggcattggcctgaggaggggtggtggtgtcacgtagagcagctagaacacgggagtgctgctcggcagagaggtcaggcatggcaagctgcaagtcatgcaaagtgggctgggccccgtgcacttggtgggtcgctggagtagaagaggaggcgggggcctgggtgccttgcacgtgatgggcctgggtgaaattatggggccgggaagcagaaaaccgtggctgccggggaggactggaaggtgcatggctgcgggaagaactggaagcagtggtacggcgcggtggtcgccacggttggccatggaggggatggccaacgggatagccatgaagtttatggcaggtgtctcgggtatgataatcaaaattgcagtaggtgcagtggaggggaggacgagcagaggagggacgggaggggccacgaacagccatgggaacggcagagaaagctgccgaaaaaaaaaaaaaaaattagggctagggttataaacctgctctgtataccatgtagaaaatatggaagagaatgctttgtggaaaatatggaagagaatgcttttttctcattaatttttctctacaagattacaaggatatatatacatgatacaaatgtgtaggtaggacaaggtagccgtcctagtgtgtaggtaggacaaggtaggacggctgtagaggacaaggtagccgtcctagtgtgtaggtaggacaaggtaggacggctgtaggacggcttgacggctgtaggacggcttattcttccaataataatattatatacaattacacaaggactccaaccatattccttatttgtctaacaagtATGTGTGAATCAGCGTTCGGGTTACAGATGCATGAGTCCTCCGAAGAGCAAATCTCCCGTCAAAGCCATCATTATAGGTATGTTCCTGCACTATACAGTATAATTTTCTGCTTTAATAATGCATAATCTAGAATTAACAAAAtgatttggaattttgaagaGCAAAATAAGCaaccatatatataataaatctCAGCAAATGAAAAAAACGAAATAATCTTTGcttatgtacacacacacacacacacacacacactatccTTTCTAATCTTCTTCAGTTATTCAGGTATCGGCAGTGGTCTTGGATTCTTGTTACTGCTCCTTGGTGCCTGGTGGTTGCATAAActcataaagaaaacaaaagccaTTAAACGCAAGCAGAAGTTCTTTAAACAAAATGGTGGTATACTATTGGAGCAACAACTGGCGGCTGGTGAAGtaaatgttgagaaaattaagcTGTTCAATTCACAGGAGTTAGAGATGGCCACAGACCATTTTAACATCGATATAATTCTTGGCCAGGGAGGCCAAGGTACTGTTTACAAAGGAATGTTGACAGATGGAAGAATTGTTGCTGTAAAGAAGTCTAAATTAGTTGATGGAGGCGAAATTGCGCAGTTCATTAACGAAATTGTCATTCTTTCGCAAATTAACCATAGGAATGTGGTTAAACTGTTGGGTTGCTGTTTAGAGACAGAAGTACCTCTCTTGGTTTATGAATTCATACCGAAAGGGACTATCTACCAATATCTCCACGAAGAAAATGAGGAGTTTTTATTTACGTGGGAAATGCGCTTAAGGATTGCTGGTGAAGTTGCAGGAGCTCTTTCATACTTACATTCAGCAGCAGGTTTTCCAATTTACCACAGGGACATCAAGTCTACAAACATACTCTTAGATGATAAATACAGAGCAAAAGTTGCAGATTTTGGGACTTCAAGATCGGTTTCCATTGACCAAACCCACCTCACCACAATAGTACATGGCACCTTCGGGTACTTGGACCCAGAGTACTTCCAATCAAGTCAGTTTACGGATAAGAGTGATGTGTATAGCTTTGGAGTTGTCCTTCTTGAGCTATTGACTGGAGAAAAATCCGTTTCTCTAACAAGGTCACCAGAAATCAGAGGCCTAGttacatattttaattttacaatGGAAGAGAATCGTCTGTTTGATATTATTGATGCTCGAGTTAAGGAGGAGGGTGCAACGGAAGACATATTGTCAGTTGCTAACCTCGCAAAGAGATGCTTGGATATGAGTGGAAAGAGACGGCCTACGATGAAAGAAGTGGCAATGGAGTTGGAGAGGATTCAAAAATCAGTCAAGTCTTCTAATAATCTGCAACAAAATTTCGATGAGGTCGAATATGTTAGAAATGAAGTAACTGGTCCTTGGGATGTTACATCGACAGAGTCGTGTTTGGCTGGAGGTACTACTCCGTCAAAAGATTCACTACCACTACTATCTTACTGATCACGACCAGCAATTGGTGGAAACTGGAGATTTCCCTGATCTTGTTTTCGAagcaagaaatttttttttcttttttttttctggttttaATCAACTTGTTTAGTGGTGTCTGTATGCTCCGATTGTTCTTGATCTTTTATGTGCTAATACTTTTGATGTGTCCGACAGTTTTAGGTTTTCTGCACAAACTGTTATTAGCAGTCTGAAAAGGTCATCTTGCATCTTTCGCGTATTTTCTGGAGTTTGTTTCTAGACTCTTCCTGTTTAAATAATCTAAATCCTAGTATGCTAGTGTGTTGTCCACTTCTATGGTTTAGTTTTCTGTTTAAATTTCCACCACCAGTAATCAAAAAAAGGGTGACATTTGGCAGCCTATTTCCCTTGGCTGTCAAATGTCAAGGGGCAGTTGGCTGAGAACTTTCACAGTCAAGCTTCAAAATTGGTCTGCTCCCAAATGTTTGAATCAATCCtagaaaataaaggaaaattacacaacttaaaaacttttaaaaaataataggaagatcaaagtttaaaaattaagggaaagagaagaaaagtcTGGTAAAACTTCCTTAACACAAATTATCTTATTGCCATAGTTGCTTTTGtggggtttggtttttttttgtccCCCCACCCCCCGGTCTTTGTActacctttttcttcttcattagtTTGATAAACGTAAGAGGAcccttttatttaaaaaaaaggcTAAATTGGATTAATGGTTTCCGTGATGAGAGGGTAATTGAAAGATAGCCCCGTGAAgaaaaaattcagatttaaACCCTCGTGGTGAACTCCGTTAggatttaaacctaaaattaaCATCTTCCTTATTTGTCTGTTAACCCATTCAACGTTCataaccaaaagagaaaaaaaactcATTCATCCAAGGCTATGAATTCGTTGCCCCTGGCTCCATCTACTGCAGCCCCTAACTCTACGCCAAGCTCCGCCTCGAAATGGATGCTAAAAACTCCTCCGCCGATGTGGTGCGTCTCATCTCTTCCTTCCTAGCTTCCTGATTTACAGTTTGAGATCTTATTCaaaatacatgaatttgaatttcaatGAATTCTTATGATCTAGATGTTATAATCTGATCATATGATTTCCAAAAGTTATGAGATTGACTGATGATTCCTCCATTCTATCTTGAACAACTCTGATgaaatttcattcttttttattttggccgatattttaatttgaattttaattatattcattAGGATACTTCAGCCTTTCACTATCAAGTATGACTACTATACCAGATGATGCAGAAACAACATGAATTAgacaataaaataagaaaatcttGACAATACTTCTATCTGTAATAATACTTTTACAGCCCTcctaaaaagaagaaatctgCTGTTGAATTattggccaagtggccaagtggacaagtccaagaaaactttagattaaacaaaccaaaggTGGAGACAAcacattccttgttttggggaggaaaatggGAAAAGTTGTTTTGTTGTCTTCAACCCGTGAGTGTTG from Pyrus communis chromosome 7, drPyrComm1.1, whole genome shotgun sequence encodes the following:
- the LOC137740490 gene encoding wall-associated receptor kinase-like 22 → MVVKLLTHIILFTLLLQLLPVSSSQKPPTAKPNCQSHCGDIEIPYPFGIGAGCFIDDHWFQIICDNSTGNPTPFLNRANLEVLNISAEGGTLRVTNPISFSNCSNKPINRQTANLEGSPFAYSTKNVFTAVGCGFMATITSNSNGYSISSGCKSECDNSINKSNGARHNVCNGVDCCQIAIPSFLSAFNTSFQRDDDKTRSSCNYAFLVDRKWFQGYANNLTNISAISERDNIPVVLKWNMFHSTTEVFGTFLEVNATTRSEYPIRPRCVSYHDNSSAYGSSRLECTCGGGAEGNPYLLDGCQVCVNQRSGYRCMSPPKSKSPVKAIIIGIGSGLGFLLLLLGAWWLHKLIKKTKAIKRKQKFFKQNGGILLEQQLAAGEVNVEKIKLFNSQELEMATDHFNIDIILGQGGQGTVYKGMLTDGRIVAVKKSKLVDGGEIAQFINEIVILSQINHRNVVKLLGCCLETEVPLLVYEFIPKGTIYQYLHEENEEFLFTWEMRLRIAGEVAGALSYLHSAAGFPIYHRDIKSTNILLDDKYRAKVADFGTSRSVSIDQTHLTTIVHGTFGYLDPEYFQSSQFTDKSDVYSFGVVLLELLTGEKSVSLTRSPEIRGLVTYFNFTMEENRLFDIIDARVKEEGATEDILSVANLAKRCLDMSGKRRPTMKEVAMELERIQKSVKSSNNLQQNFDEVEYVRNEVTGPWDVTSTESCLAGGTTPSKDSLPLLSY